A stretch of Melospiza melodia melodia isolate bMelMel2 chromosome 24, bMelMel2.pri, whole genome shotgun sequence DNA encodes these proteins:
- the LOC134428657 gene encoding nucleoside diphosphate kinase-like: protein MAAIEERTFIAIKPDGVQRGLVGEIIKRFEKKGFKLVAMKLIHASEDLLREHYIDLKDRPFYDGLVQYMHSGPVVAMVWEGLNVIKTGRMMLGETNPFDSKPGTIRGDFCVQVGKNIIHGSDSVESAETEINLWFTPEELVDYRSCAHEWIYD, encoded by the exons ATGGCTGCCATTGAGGAGCGCACCTTCATTGCCATCAAGCCTGATGGGGTCCAGAGGGGACTGGTGGGGGAGATCATCAAACGCTTTGAGAAGAAAGGATTCAAACTGGTAGCCATGAAATTAATACAC GCCTCTGAGGACCTTCTGAGGGAACACTACATTGACCTCAAGGACCGGCCATTCTACGATGGCCTGGTGCAGTACATGCACTCAGGACCTGTTGTAGCCATG gtgTGGGAAGGTCTTAATGTGATTAAGACTGGAAGAATGATGCTGGGGGAAACCAATCCATTCGATTCCAAGCCTGGCACTATTCGTGgggacttctgtgtccaagttggAAA GAACATCATTCATGGCAGTGATTCTGTGGAAAGTGCTGAGACAGAGATCAATTTATGGTTCACTCCTGAAGAACTGGTTGATTACAGAAGCTGTGCTCATGAGTGGATCTATGATTAA
- the LOC134428987 gene encoding nucleoside diphosphate kinase: ITVEAAEATGAARAGQEPPRGPRAPKRPLSGLVPLHPGPARFRLALAIPPRKRRRPGGSSSAQGGGSAACTPRPAPLPLAAAVRRVAAAAAPDSAMAGNSERTFIAIKPDGVQRGLVGEIIKRFEQKGFRLVAMKFVHASEDLLKQHYVELKDRPFFPGLVKYMNSGPVVAMVWEGLNVVKTGRVMLGETNPADSKPGTIRGDFCIQVGRNIIHGSDSVESAQKEINLWFKPAELIDFKPCANDWIYE; this comes from the exons ATAACCGTCGAGGCGGCGGAGGCGACAGGTGCGGCCAGGGCTGGCCAAGAGCCACCCCGCGGTCCTCGGGCCCCGAAGCGGCCGCTCTCCGGTCTAGTCCCACTtcatcccggcccggcccggttcCGCTTGGCGCTGGCGATCCCGCCCCGGAAGCGCCGCCGACCCGGCGGCTCCTCCTCTGCGCAGGGCGGGGGATCTGCGGCGTGCACGCCTCGTCCTGCGCCTCTTCCTCTGGCGGCAGCGGTGCGCAGGGTAGCGGCGGCGGCAGCTCCGGATAG CGCCATGGCGGGGAACAGCGAGCGCACCTTCATCGCCATCAAGCCCGACGGCGTCCAGCGCGGGCTGGTCGGGGAGATTATCAAGCGGTTCGAGCAGAAAGGGTTCCGGCTCGTAGCCATGAAGTTCGTACAC GCCTCTGAAGACCTTCTCAAACAACATTACGTTGAGCTGAAAGACCGCCCCTTCTTCCCTGGTTTGGTTAAATACATGAACTCTGGACCTGTTGTGGCCATG GTATGGGAAGGACTCAATGTGGTTAAAACTGGGAGAGTAATGCTGGGGGAAACCAACCCTGCAGACTCCAAGCCTGGCACCATCCGTGGTGATTTCTGCATTCAAGTGGGAAG GAACATCATCCATGGCAGCGACTCTGTGGAGAGTGCACAGAAGGAGATCAACCTGTGGTTCAAACCCGCAGAGCTCATTGACTTCAAGCCCTGCGCAAATGACTGGATCTATGAGTGA